The proteins below are encoded in one region of Rhizobacter sp.:
- a CDS encoding alpha/beta fold hydrolase, whose product MKEPKRRASPTKPPLPGGDEAAYAPGLQAATKALTTRVQEMHTAISDKTFRAVQAVPGLSVPAGLVQRAHDAIAGGVYAAVRGGATVAMRIAAEAERAFADPARPAQGRELTLRSALNAAAGDALAQAGSPLAVEMALHARGDMLDDAASPEVWAGLGPRAAVFIHGLACDERSWQLLADAWPDVEPTATAPHYGALMEREFSFVPLYLRYNTGLPLGDNAAALAAQLDRLVARAPQVRELVLVGHSMGGLVARLACELAAGSDWVARVRWMACLGSPLRGAPLEKIGHFVASALGTSDVTRPLQTLANSRSQGVKDLRHGLPALAQARPPLRLVAGSLGQEATTGGHLVRRVLGDGLVTTRSALDAREVGDVERAEVPGLGHMALLNHPRVYALLRQWLIDARSG is encoded by the coding sequence GTGAAGGAGCCCAAGCGCCGCGCCAGTCCAACCAAGCCGCCGCTGCCCGGTGGCGATGAGGCGGCCTATGCGCCAGGCCTTCAGGCCGCGACGAAGGCCTTGACCACGCGGGTGCAGGAGATGCACACCGCGATTTCCGACAAGACATTTCGCGCCGTGCAGGCCGTGCCAGGGCTGTCCGTGCCCGCCGGCCTGGTGCAGCGTGCGCACGATGCGATCGCCGGTGGCGTGTACGCCGCTGTGCGAGGCGGGGCGACGGTGGCGATGCGCATCGCCGCCGAAGCCGAGCGCGCCTTCGCGGACCCGGCTCGCCCGGCCCAAGGGCGCGAACTTACCCTGCGCAGTGCCCTCAATGCCGCGGCCGGCGATGCCTTGGCGCAAGCCGGCAGCCCGCTAGCGGTGGAGATGGCGCTCCATGCGCGAGGCGACATGCTCGACGACGCCGCGTCGCCCGAGGTGTGGGCCGGTTTGGGCCCGCGCGCAGCGGTCTTCATCCACGGGCTCGCCTGCGACGAGCGCAGCTGGCAGCTCTTAGCCGATGCGTGGCCCGACGTCGAGCCGACAGCGACGGCCCCGCACTACGGCGCGCTGATGGAGCGCGAGTTCTCGTTCGTGCCGCTCTACCTTCGCTACAACACGGGGCTGCCCCTCGGCGACAACGCCGCGGCCCTGGCCGCGCAGCTCGACCGGCTGGTGGCACGTGCGCCGCAGGTGCGTGAACTCGTGCTCGTCGGCCACAGCATGGGCGGGCTGGTGGCGCGCCTGGCCTGCGAGCTGGCGGCGGGCTCGGACTGGGTGGCGCGGGTGCGCTGGATGGCCTGCCTGGGTTCTCCACTTCGTGGGGCGCCGCTCGAAAAGATCGGGCATTTCGTGGCGTCTGCGCTCGGCACATCCGACGTGACGCGCCCGTTGCAGACGCTCGCCAACAGTCGCAGCCAGGGCGTGAAAGACCTGCGGCACGGGCTTCCAGCGCTCGCGCAAGCCAGGCCGCCGCTGCGGCTGGTGGCGGGCAGCCTTGGGCAAGAGGCGACGACGGGCGGGCACCTGGTGCGGCGGGTGTTGGGCGATGGCCTTGTCACGACCCGCAGTGCGCTCGATGCGCGCGAGGTGGGCGATGTGGAGCGAGCCGAGGTGCCCGGCCTCGGGCACATGGCCTTGCTCAATCACCCTCGGGTGTATGCGCTGCTGCGCCAGTGGTTGATCGACGCGCGCTCCGGCTGA
- the mnmC gene encoding bifunctional tRNA (5-methylaminomethyl-2-thiouridine)(34)-methyltransferase MnmD/FAD-dependent 5-carboxymethylaminomethyl-2-thiouridine(34) oxidoreductase MnmC: MNTRPIIPATLSLTEDGVPYSARYQDVYHPRAGAFVQARHVFLGGNELPARWQGRSRFVVLETGFGLGNNFLATWQAWRDDAARCERLVFISVEQQPFTADDMRRAHAQSPVPALACALVEAWPPLTHNLHTLDFDNGRVRLLLALGDVHSWLPELVAQVDAFYLDGFAPARNAEMWEPQIAKALARLAAPGATLATWTSATPVRDGLRAAGFEVREARGTGGKRDITLGRYAPQFVPRTAPSRMLRHVTSQHALIIGAGLAGSATALALAQEGWSSTVYDRRDTPASETSGNPAGLFHGIVNAHDGVHARFNRAAALMAQAAIGGALRDDPSIAGAVSGLLRLDEAEVGTLREVIARLGLPPDYVQAMTSADASRLSGVPLRQSAWFYPGGGWVDPAALARSWLAQSAPLACFCGAAPVASVERKGDAWQLLDADSRVLDEAETVVLANAADALRLLGAPAWPIDTVRGQVTHFPRDLAPGLVLPHLPVAGAGYVMPEVRGSVLFGATSQPGDTDPSVRPADHATNLAALQRLLGSDFFAPPLDHLHGRVGWRTVAQDRLPVIGAVPAPIDQQGRLDQPRFVQRLPGLFVFTALGSRGIAWSTLGARTLAAWITGAPAPLEASLVDAIDPARFISRSARRSTTGAAAHTPEGD; the protein is encoded by the coding sequence ATGAACACACGGCCTATCATCCCGGCGACGCTGAGCCTCACCGAAGACGGCGTTCCGTATTCCGCCCGCTACCAGGACGTCTACCACCCGCGCGCCGGCGCCTTCGTGCAGGCACGCCACGTCTTCCTCGGCGGCAACGAGCTGCCCGCACGCTGGCAGGGGCGCTCGCGCTTCGTCGTCCTGGAAACCGGCTTCGGCCTCGGCAACAACTTCCTCGCGACCTGGCAGGCCTGGCGTGACGATGCGGCCCGCTGCGAGCGGCTTGTGTTCATCTCAGTCGAACAACAGCCCTTCACCGCCGACGACATGCGGCGCGCCCATGCGCAGTCACCCGTGCCGGCGCTGGCCTGCGCGCTGGTCGAAGCCTGGCCACCGCTCACGCACAACCTGCACACGCTCGACTTCGACAACGGCCGCGTGCGTCTGCTGCTCGCCTTGGGCGACGTGCACAGCTGGTTGCCGGAGTTGGTGGCCCAAGTCGACGCGTTCTACCTCGACGGTTTCGCCCCGGCACGCAACGCCGAGATGTGGGAACCGCAGATCGCCAAGGCGCTGGCCCGCCTCGCGGCCCCCGGCGCGACCTTGGCCACCTGGACCTCGGCCACCCCGGTGCGCGACGGCCTGCGCGCGGCCGGCTTCGAAGTGCGCGAAGCCCGCGGCACCGGTGGCAAGCGCGACATCACGCTCGGCCGCTATGCGCCGCAGTTCGTGCCTCGCACGGCGCCGTCACGCATGCTTCGGCATGTCACCTCGCAGCACGCCCTCATCATCGGCGCAGGCTTGGCTGGCAGCGCCACGGCGCTCGCCCTGGCACAGGAAGGCTGGAGCAGCACCGTCTACGACCGGCGCGACACGCCCGCGAGCGAGACGTCGGGCAACCCTGCCGGCCTCTTCCACGGCATCGTGAATGCGCACGACGGCGTGCACGCGCGCTTCAACCGCGCCGCTGCCCTGATGGCGCAAGCGGCCATCGGCGGCGCACTGCGTGACGACCCCTCGATCGCCGGTGCCGTGAGCGGCTTGCTGCGCCTCGACGAGGCCGAGGTCGGCACGCTGCGCGAGGTCATCGCCCGGCTCGGCTTGCCGCCGGACTACGTGCAAGCCATGACCTCTGCCGACGCCAGCCGCCTGAGCGGCGTGCCACTTCGGCAATCGGCGTGGTTCTACCCGGGGGGTGGCTGGGTCGACCCGGCGGCCCTCGCCCGCTCCTGGCTCGCGCAGTCGGCTCCGCTCGCGTGCTTCTGCGGTGCGGCACCCGTGGCCAGCGTAGAGCGCAAGGGCGACGCTTGGCAATTGCTCGATGCCGACAGCCGCGTGCTCGACGAAGCCGAGACCGTGGTGCTGGCCAACGCCGCCGACGCACTGCGCCTGCTCGGCGCGCCCGCGTGGCCCATCGACACCGTGCGCGGCCAGGTCACGCACTTCCCCCGCGATCTCGCACCAGGCCTCGTGCTACCGCACCTGCCGGTGGCGGGCGCGGGCTACGTGATGCCCGAGGTCCGCGGGTCGGTGCTGTTCGGAGCCACGTCGCAGCCCGGCGACACCGACCCCAGCGTCCGCCCCGCCGACCACGCCACCAACCTCGCGGCCCTGCAGCGCTTGCTCGGCAGCGACTTCTTCGCCCCACCGCTCGACCACCTGCACGGCCGCGTTGGCTGGCGCACCGTCGCACAGGATCGCCTGCCGGTGATCGGCGCGGTGCCCGCACCGATCGATCAGCAGGGCCGACTCGACCAACCGCGCTTCGTGCAGCGCCTGCCCGGCCTCTTCGTCTTCACCGCCTTGGGCTCACGCGGCATCGCCTGGTCGACGCTCGGCGCCCGCACCCTGGCCGCATGGATCACCGGCGCGCCGGCACCGCTCGAAGCCAGCCTGGTCGACGCCATCGACCCGGCGCGCTTCATCAGCCGGAGCGCGCGTCGATCAACCACTGGCGCAGCAGCGCATACACCCGAGGGTGATTGA
- a CDS encoding DUF3445 domain-containing protein produces MPFDFASVSTPFRMQPGLRRLPPGALQLTPNALGDRTLREKLAVLGAYPEQALLSAPGFDAGPALHALGAHAALEHPGAWSSRGAGHGHALRLGWSVCDGQIEQHDPTHPEIGACLQALAPPWRLPALLSLAFAEDFAIIDGRNAHIPWLAVCLPSGWAPEEKVGHHFAQVHAPVADNQLLVTASDHLARLVTGDERWARDVWSITRHPRLHAHPARLDPAPWPATADADALAERAFFRTEHQTFIPLPQLQQAVFTIHVSLTPLTQAVTHASEARQLHDALSSMSEAVLAYRSLTDARERLLEWLQARAAE; encoded by the coding sequence ATGCCCTTCGACTTCGCGAGCGTCAGCACCCCGTTCCGCATGCAGCCCGGCTTGCGCCGGCTGCCACCCGGCGCCTTGCAGCTGACGCCCAATGCCCTCGGCGACCGCACGCTGCGCGAGAAACTGGCGGTGCTCGGCGCCTACCCCGAGCAAGCCCTGCTCAGCGCCCCCGGCTTCGATGCCGGACCCGCGCTGCACGCCCTCGGCGCACACGCCGCGCTCGAACACCCCGGGGCGTGGTCGTCCCGCGGCGCCGGCCACGGCCATGCGCTGCGCCTGGGCTGGTCGGTATGCGATGGCCAGATCGAGCAACACGACCCCACCCACCCCGAGATCGGCGCCTGCCTGCAGGCCCTGGCCCCGCCGTGGCGGCTGCCCGCACTGCTGAGCCTGGCGTTCGCCGAAGACTTCGCCATCATCGACGGCCGCAACGCCCACATCCCCTGGCTGGCGGTGTGCCTGCCCTCCGGCTGGGCGCCGGAAGAGAAGGTCGGACACCACTTCGCGCAGGTGCACGCGCCGGTGGCCGACAACCAACTGCTCGTGACGGCCAGCGATCACCTGGCGCGCCTGGTGACCGGCGACGAGCGCTGGGCGCGCGACGTGTGGAGCATCACCCGCCACCCGCGCCTGCACGCCCACCCGGCCCGGCTCGACCCGGCCCCGTGGCCTGCCACGGCCGATGCCGATGCACTCGCCGAGCGCGCCTTCTTCCGCACCGAGCACCAGACCTTCATCCCTTTGCCTCAGTTGCAGCAGGCGGTGTTCACCATCCACGTGAGCCTCACGCCGCTCACGCAGGCGGTGACCCACGCCAGCGAAGCGCGCCAACTGCACGATGCGCTTTCCAGCATGAGCGAAGCGGTGCTGGCCTACCGCAGCCTCACCGATGCACGAGAGCGCCTGCTCGAGTGGCTGCAAGCGCGCGCCGCCGAATGA
- the efp gene encoding elongation factor P, producing the protein MKIAQEIRAGNVIMHGKDPMVVLKTEYSRGGRNAATVRMKLKSLLNNSGTEVVFKADDKMDQIILEKKECTYSYFADPMYAFMDAEYNQFEVEAENMGDAIQYLEDAMPVEVVFYEGKAISVELPTSLVREVTYTEPAVKGDTSGKVMKPAKLATGFEIAVPLFVETGDKIEIDTRTHEYRKRV; encoded by the coding sequence ATGAAGATCGCTCAAGAAATTCGCGCCGGCAACGTCATCATGCACGGCAAGGACCCGATGGTCGTGCTCAAGACCGAATACAGCCGCGGTGGCCGCAACGCCGCCACCGTGCGCATGAAGCTCAAGAGCCTGCTCAACAACTCGGGCACCGAAGTCGTCTTCAAGGCCGACGACAAGATGGACCAGATCATTCTGGAAAAGAAGGAGTGCACGTACTCCTACTTCGCCGACCCGATGTACGCGTTCATGGACGCCGAGTACAACCAGTTCGAAGTCGAAGCCGAGAACATGGGCGACGCCATCCAGTACCTGGAAGACGCGATGCCCGTCGAAGTGGTGTTCTACGAAGGCAAGGCCATCTCGGTCGAACTGCCGACCAGCCTGGTGCGTGAAGTGACCTACACCGAGCCGGCCGTCAAGGGCGACACCTCGGGCAAGGTGATGAAGCCGGCCAAGCTGGCCACGGGCTTCGAGATCGCGGTGCCGCTCTTCGTGGAAACCGGCGACAAGATCGAAATCGACACCCGCACGCACGAGTACCGCAAGCGCGTCTGA
- the earP gene encoding elongation factor P maturation arginine rhamnosyltransferase EarP: MRWDVFCQVVDNYGDIGVCWRLSADLAARGHTVRLWVDDASALAWMAPQGARGVTVHPWAASVDEPTPGEVVIEAFGCHLPEPFVARMAAAPRPSRWINLEYLSAEAYVERSHRLPSPQWHGPGQGLTKWFFYPGFTPATGGLLREPGLMAEQAGFDRAVWLQAHGIAPRTGERLVSLFAYENPALGALLASLGEAPTLLLLTAGKPVPPGLPSHVRCHSLPYLRQPDYDRLLWSCDLNFVRGEDSFVRAQWAGKPFVWQIYPQDDGAHAAKLDAFLDRFPPVPGLRALWHAWNGLAPWPAKGPDPLSAAWKTPCLRWREELLAQPDLTTQLVGFALEAG; this comes from the coding sequence ATGCGGTGGGATGTGTTCTGTCAGGTGGTCGACAACTACGGCGACATCGGCGTGTGCTGGCGCCTGTCGGCCGACCTCGCCGCGCGCGGTCACACGGTGCGCCTGTGGGTCGACGATGCGTCGGCCCTCGCGTGGATGGCGCCTCAAGGTGCCCGAGGCGTGACGGTGCACCCCTGGGCCGCGAGCGTCGACGAGCCCACGCCGGGCGAGGTGGTCATCGAAGCCTTCGGGTGCCATCTGCCCGAGCCCTTCGTGGCACGCATGGCCGCAGCCCCACGCCCGTCACGCTGGATCAATCTCGAGTACCTGAGCGCCGAGGCCTATGTCGAGCGCAGCCACCGCCTGCCTTCGCCGCAGTGGCACGGCCCCGGCCAGGGGCTCACCAAATGGTTCTTCTACCCCGGCTTCACCCCGGCCACGGGAGGCCTGTTGCGCGAGCCGGGCTTGATGGCCGAACAGGCGGGCTTCGACCGGGCCGTCTGGCTGCAGGCCCACGGCATCGCGCCGCGCACGGGCGAGCGTCTGGTCAGCCTCTTCGCCTACGAGAACCCGGCCTTGGGCGCGCTGCTGGCCTCGCTGGGCGAGGCCCCCACGCTGCTGCTGCTCACCGCCGGCAAGCCTGTGCCGCCGGGCTTGCCGTCACACGTGCGCTGCCACTCCCTGCCCTACCTGCGCCAACCCGACTACGACCGCCTGCTCTGGAGCTGCGACCTCAATTTCGTGCGCGGCGAAGACTCGTTCGTGCGCGCGCAATGGGCCGGCAAGCCGTTCGTCTGGCAGATCTATCCGCAAGACGATGGCGCCCACGCGGCCAAGCTCGACGCCTTCCTCGACAGGTTTCCGCCCGTGCCCGGATTGCGCGCGCTCTGGCACGCCTGGAACGGCCTCGCCCCGTGGCCGGCAAAGGGGCCCGACCCCTTGTCTGCGGCCTGGAAGACCCCATGTCTGCGCTGGCGTGAAGAGTTGCTGGCCCAGCCGGACTTGACCACGCAGCTGGTGGGTTTCGCCTTGGAAGCAGGCTAA
- the uvrC gene encoding excinuclease ABC subunit UvrC, whose protein sequence is MSETESPDEPEQAPAPDAVRERLLAEVAALPGLPGVYRYYDASDAVLYVGKARDLKKRVSSYFQKNHGGTRIGHMVSKIARMETTVVRSEAEALLLENNLIKSLDPRYNILFRDDKSYPYLKIVSHTFPRMAYYRGSVDRKHRYFGPYPSAWAVKESIQLLQKVFRLRTCEDTVFNNRTRPCLLYQIKRCSGPCVNYIAAEDYARDVANAERFLLGEQQEVMDALQAQMMAHSDALAFEKAAEIRDQIGALSKVLHQQSVEDNTGATTKDADILAVKVQGGRACVNLAMVRGGRHLGDRPYFPTHVDDATEMDIEEGETRSSPEVQVLEAFIAQHYLESSVPPLLVLSHAVDKALIEALSVHSGIKVTAQHQPREQRRAWLDMCIQGAEIKLARLLSEEGSQQARTRALVEALDLAPDNLDSFRIECFDISHTAGESTQASCVVFEGHKMQSSQYRRYNIDGITGGDDYAAMRQVLTRRYSKLAAAAQTGEGRLPDLVLVDGGRGQVSMAREVFEELGLDLSLIVGVEKGEGRKVGLEELVFADGRDKVYLGADSAALMLVAQIRDEAHRFAITGMRAKRASVRTGGSVLEEIPGVGPKKRAKLLQRFGGARGVGHASVEDLASVDGISKELAEEIYRALH, encoded by the coding sequence ATGAGCGAGACCGAGTCCCCCGACGAACCCGAGCAAGCCCCCGCGCCAGACGCGGTGCGTGAACGATTGCTGGCGGAAGTGGCCGCCTTGCCTGGGTTGCCCGGCGTCTATCGCTACTACGACGCGAGCGATGCGGTGCTGTACGTGGGCAAGGCACGCGACCTGAAGAAGCGCGTGTCGAGCTACTTCCAGAAGAACCACGGCGGCACGCGCATCGGCCACATGGTGAGCAAGATCGCGCGCATGGAGACGACCGTCGTGCGCTCGGAGGCCGAGGCGCTGCTGCTCGAGAACAACCTCATCAAGTCGCTCGACCCGCGCTACAACATCCTCTTCCGCGACGACAAGAGCTACCCGTACCTCAAGATCGTCTCGCACACCTTCCCGCGCATGGCCTACTACCGCGGCTCGGTCGACCGCAAGCACCGCTACTTCGGGCCATACCCGAGCGCGTGGGCGGTGAAGGAATCGATCCAGCTGCTGCAGAAGGTGTTCCGCCTGCGCACCTGCGAAGACACCGTCTTCAACAACCGCACGCGGCCCTGCCTGCTGTACCAGATCAAGCGCTGTTCGGGCCCTTGCGTGAACTACATCGCTGCCGAAGACTATGCGCGCGACGTGGCGAATGCCGAGCGCTTCCTGCTCGGCGAGCAGCAGGAGGTGATGGACGCGCTGCAGGCGCAGATGATGGCCCACTCGGATGCGCTGGCCTTCGAGAAGGCGGCCGAGATCCGCGACCAGATCGGTGCGCTGTCGAAGGTGCTGCACCAGCAGTCGGTGGAAGACAACACCGGCGCGACGACCAAGGACGCCGACATCCTCGCCGTGAAGGTGCAGGGCGGCCGTGCCTGCGTGAACCTCGCCATGGTGCGCGGTGGTCGCCACCTCGGCGATCGGCCGTACTTCCCGACGCATGTGGACGATGCGACCGAGATGGACATCGAAGAGGGTGAGACCCGTAGCTCACCTGAGGTGCAGGTGCTCGAAGCGTTCATCGCGCAGCACTACCTGGAAAGCAGCGTGCCGCCGCTGCTCGTGCTGAGCCATGCGGTCGACAAGGCGCTGATCGAGGCGCTGTCGGTGCACAGCGGCATCAAGGTCACGGCCCAGCACCAGCCGCGCGAGCAGCGCCGGGCATGGCTCGACATGTGCATCCAGGGCGCGGAGATCAAGCTCGCGCGCCTGCTGTCGGAGGAAGGCTCACAGCAGGCGCGCACGCGGGCGCTGGTCGAGGCACTCGACCTCGCGCCCGACAACCTCGACAGCTTCCGCATCGAGTGCTTCGACATCAGCCACACCGCGGGCGAGTCGACGCAGGCCTCGTGCGTGGTGTTCGAGGGCCACAAGATGCAGAGCTCCCAGTACCGCCGCTACAACATCGATGGCATCACCGGCGGCGACGACTACGCGGCGATGCGGCAGGTGCTCACGCGCCGCTACAGCAAGCTGGCCGCGGCGGCGCAGACCGGCGAGGGGCGGCTGCCCGACCTGGTGCTGGTCGACGGCGGGCGTGGGCAGGTCAGCATGGCGCGTGAGGTCTTCGAAGAGCTGGGGCTCGACCTCTCGCTCATCGTCGGCGTGGAGAAGGGCGAGGGCCGCAAGGTGGGCCTCGAGGAACTGGTCTTCGCCGACGGGCGCGACAAGGTCTACCTCGGCGCCGACTCCGCGGCGCTCATGCTCGTGGCGCAGATCCGCGACGAGGCGCATCGATTCGCGATCACCGGCATGCGCGCAAAGCGTGCAAGTGTGCGCACAGGCGGCAGCGTGCTCGAGGAAATCCCGGGCGTCGGCCCGAAGAAACGTGCGAAACTTTTGCAGCGCTTCGGGGGGGCTCGCGGCGTGGGCCACGCCAGCGTCGAAGACCTCGCAAGCGTGGATGGGATCTCCAAAGAACTCGCAGAGGAAATCTATCGTGCCTTGCATTGA
- the pgsA gene encoding CDP-diacylglycerol--glycerol-3-phosphate 3-phosphatidyltransferase, whose amino-acid sequence MFFNLPTLLTWARIVAIPLIVGIFYLDLDSGTKNLVATVLFVVVALTDWADGYLARKLNQTSSFGAFLDPVADKFLVCASLLILVQLGRLESLVALVIIGREIAISALREWMAQIGASRSVAVHMLGKLKTTVQMVAIPFLLYHGSLFGVIDTQAWGTWLIYIAAVLTIWSMVYYLQKALPEIRAKVR is encoded by the coding sequence ATGTTCTTCAATCTGCCCACCCTGCTGACCTGGGCGCGCATCGTCGCGATCCCGTTGATCGTCGGGATCTTCTACCTCGACCTCGACTCGGGCACCAAGAATCTGGTGGCCACGGTGCTCTTCGTGGTGGTGGCACTGACCGATTGGGCCGACGGCTACCTCGCCCGCAAGCTCAACCAGACCTCGTCCTTCGGCGCGTTCCTCGACCCGGTGGCCGACAAGTTCCTGGTCTGCGCGTCACTGTTGATCCTCGTGCAGCTCGGTCGGCTCGAGTCGCTGGTGGCCCTCGTCATCATTGGCCGCGAGATCGCGATCTCGGCGCTGCGAGAGTGGATGGCGCAGATCGGCGCGTCGCGCAGCGTGGCGGTGCACATGCTGGGCAAGCTGAAGACGACGGTGCAGATGGTGGCGATTCCCTTCCTGCTGTATCACGGCTCCCTGTTCGGGGTGATCGACACGCAAGCCTGGGGTACGTGGCTGATCTACATCGCCGCGGTGCTCACCATCTGGTCGATGGTGTATTACCTGCAGAAGGCACTGCCGGAGATCCGCGCGAAGGTGCGCTGA